One window of the Runella slithyformis DSM 19594 genome contains the following:
- a CDS encoding zinc-dependent alcohol dehydrogenase: protein MNALFYEGNHSFTLKTVETQPLREGEVRLKMAYVGVCGTDVHIYHGKMDARVKPPQIIGHEVSGIIDALGEGVTGWQIGDKVTVRPLHPGPEVAADNGYRHIGQHLKFIGIDSAGGMQQYWNVPAFSLHRLPENLSLALGAMIEPLAVACHDVRLGELKAGENAVVIGGGPIGLLIALAAHQKGANVLISEVNVNRIAFIESLGIQAVNPLEKDIVKSVEEFTHGAMADVVFEVSGVQAGVSTMTQLPRVRGRIVMVAIHSEPKAVDLFRFFWRELKLIGARVYEPEDFEEAIALAASGTLPLEKMITQISPLSEAQEIFETIDKNPAGMKYLLEIV from the coding sequence ATGAATGCACTTTTTTACGAAGGAAATCATTCCTTCACTCTAAAAACGGTCGAAACGCAACCTCTCCGGGAAGGAGAAGTACGACTGAAAATGGCGTATGTCGGCGTATGCGGTACCGACGTCCACATCTACCACGGAAAGATGGACGCCCGGGTCAAACCGCCCCAAATCATCGGACACGAAGTATCGGGAATCATTGACGCGCTTGGAGAAGGCGTTACCGGGTGGCAAATCGGAGATAAAGTCACGGTTCGTCCGCTCCATCCGGGCCCGGAAGTGGCGGCCGACAATGGCTATCGGCACATCGGGCAGCACCTCAAATTTATCGGTATCGACTCCGCCGGCGGGATGCAGCAATACTGGAATGTTCCGGCATTTTCACTGCATCGCCTTCCCGAAAACCTTTCCCTTGCCCTTGGCGCGATGATTGAACCCTTGGCCGTGGCCTGTCATGACGTACGACTGGGCGAACTCAAAGCGGGAGAAAATGCCGTGGTCATTGGCGGCGGTCCGATCGGCTTGCTGATTGCGTTGGCAGCCCATCAAAAAGGGGCAAATGTGCTGATTTCGGAAGTGAACGTCAATCGTATCGCCTTCATTGAATCGTTGGGCATTCAGGCGGTTAATCCCTTGGAAAAAGACATTGTCAAATCAGTGGAAGAATTCACCCATGGAGCCATGGCCGATGTGGTCTTTGAAGTCTCCGGCGTACAGGCAGGGGTCAGCACCATGACGCAGCTTCCGCGTGTGCGCGGTCGAATCGTGATGGTCGCCATTCATTCCGAGCCAAAAGCCGTGGATCTGTTTCGCTTTTTCTGGCGCGAATTAAAGCTCATCGGTGCCCGCGTCTACGAGCCCGAAGACTTTGAAGAAGCCATTGCCTTAGCGGCTTCCGGCACATTGCCGCTGGAAAAAATGATCACCCAAATTTCCCCGTTGTCTGAGGCGCAGGAAATTTTTGAAACCATTGATAAAAACCCGGCGGGGATGAAGTATCTGCTGGAGATCGTTTAA
- a CDS encoding DUF2461 domain-containing protein, translating into MLSQSTLEFLKELAENNNRDWFTENRKRYETSKKDLEKLVEALLKGVSEFESLPNTEVKDCIFRINRDVRFSKDKSPYKQWFSAAVGPGGRHSGRTDFYLHIQPGESFLGAGMWAPTPKHLAKFRQEIDFNPQELKGIIEAPAFRAYFPEIWGESLQRMPKGYSEYHPDIALLKRKQLFFMHKYTDADVTSPGFAAEIVKGCRLIKPFCDYLNYLFFDEPEETFEL; encoded by the coding sequence ATGCTGTCGCAGTCAACCTTAGAGTTTTTAAAAGAATTAGCTGAAAACAACAACCGCGATTGGTTTACCGAAAACCGTAAACGCTACGAAACCTCCAAAAAAGACCTTGAAAAGCTGGTAGAAGCGCTGCTGAAGGGAGTAAGCGAGTTTGAATCTTTGCCTAATACCGAAGTAAAAGACTGCATCTTCAGAATCAACCGGGATGTACGTTTTTCCAAAGATAAGTCTCCTTATAAACAGTGGTTTAGTGCAGCCGTCGGTCCGGGTGGGCGGCATTCCGGGCGTACCGATTTTTACCTCCATATTCAGCCCGGCGAATCCTTTTTGGGGGCGGGGATGTGGGCTCCGACGCCCAAACATTTAGCCAAATTTCGTCAGGAAATTGATTTTAATCCGCAGGAGTTAAAAGGCATCATTGAGGCTCCGGCCTTCAGGGCTTATTTTCCCGAAATTTGGGGCGAAAGTCTTCAGCGAATGCCGAAAGGATATTCGGAATACCATCCCGACATTGCCTTATTGAAGCGAAAACAACTTTTTTTTATGCACAAATACACCGATGCCGACGTTACCTCGCCCGGCTTTGCGGCCGAGATCGTCAAAGGTTGTCGCCTCATCAAGCCGTTTTGTGATTATCTGAACTATCTGTTTTTTGATGAGCCCGAAGAAACGTTTGAGTTATAA
- the trpS gene encoding tryptophan--tRNA ligase, with protein MSRILTGIQSSGKPHLGNILGAILPAIQLSEQPGNESFLFIADLHSLTTLKDADTLKDNIRAVAAAWLACGLDTQKVVFYRQSRVAAYHTELTWYLSCITPYPMLANAHSFKDKSDRLADVNAGLFVYPVLMASDILLYDAHFVPVGKDQKQHLEMTRDMAETFNRTYGETFVIPEARIDERMMVVPGIDGQKMSKSYGNYIDIFLPENELKKITKKIISDSTPLEAPKNPDTDITFKLFSLIANETDVETMRQNYLKGGYGYGHAKQALFEVMNSRFGQQRELFNYYYHENPAALEQKLQEGEEKARDMAAKKIAGVREKIGLS; from the coding sequence ATGTCTCGAATCTTAACCGGTATTCAAAGCAGCGGCAAACCGCACCTTGGCAATATTTTGGGCGCTATTTTGCCCGCCATCCAACTTTCAGAACAACCCGGCAATGAATCATTTCTGTTCATTGCCGACCTGCATTCATTAACTACGCTCAAAGATGCCGATACGCTCAAAGATAATATTCGGGCGGTGGCGGCGGCGTGGTTGGCCTGCGGTTTGGACACCCAAAAAGTGGTCTTTTATCGACAGTCGCGCGTGGCGGCTTACCATACCGAGTTGACCTGGTACCTTTCGTGCATTACTCCCTATCCGATGTTGGCCAATGCCCACTCCTTCAAAGACAAATCTGACCGGTTGGCCGATGTCAACGCGGGGTTGTTTGTGTATCCGGTTCTGATGGCATCCGATATTTTGTTGTACGATGCACATTTTGTGCCCGTAGGCAAAGACCAGAAACAGCACCTTGAAATGACCCGCGACATGGCCGAAACCTTCAACCGAACCTACGGTGAAACCTTTGTAATACCCGAAGCCCGCATTGACGAACGTATGATGGTGGTCCCGGGCATCGACGGCCAAAAAATGAGTAAGTCGTACGGCAACTACATTGATATTTTCCTGCCTGAAAATGAATTGAAGAAGATCACCAAAAAGATCATCTCCGATTCAACGCCGCTGGAAGCCCCTAAAAATCCCGATACCGATATTACCTTTAAGCTGTTCTCATTGATAGCCAACGAAACCGACGTGGAAACCATGCGCCAAAACTACCTCAAAGGGGGCTACGGCTACGGTCACGCCAAGCAGGCGCTGTTTGAGGTGATGAACAGTCGTTTTGGTCAGCAGCGCGAACTCTTTAATTATTATTATCACGAAAACCCGGCGGCGTTAGAGCAGAAATTGCAGGAGGGTGAAGAAAAAGCGCGTGATATGGCGGCTAAAAAAATAGCCGGTGTGCGGGAGAAAATAGGCCTTTCATAA
- a CDS encoding phosphatase PAP2 family protein, translating into MFHQIQEFDTHLFLALNGLHTPWLDTLMYYVTQRNTWIPLYVVLVVWLIGTYKQRAPGMIGSLVLTIIIADQTTSSLFKPLFERLRPCHVTYLQGKIHLVVEGCGGTYGFASSHAANSVGLAMALYLLVGQRHPWVHWFFAPWAAAVSYSRIYVGVHYPLDVLVGSLVGLAAAVIAVKSVEKLLALKKRTA; encoded by the coding sequence ATGTTTCACCAAATTCAGGAATTCGACACCCACTTATTTTTAGCGCTCAACGGCCTGCACACGCCTTGGCTGGATACACTTATGTATTACGTGACCCAGCGCAATACCTGGATTCCGCTGTATGTAGTGCTGGTTGTTTGGCTGATCGGCACCTACAAACAGCGGGCTCCCGGCATGATCGGGAGTTTGGTGCTTACCATCATCATTGCCGACCAAACGACTTCCTCATTATTTAAACCGCTTTTTGAGCGTCTGCGTCCGTGCCATGTCACGTATTTGCAGGGCAAAATACACTTGGTGGTCGAGGGATGCGGCGGCACGTATGGATTTGCGTCTTCGCACGCAGCCAACAGCGTGGGGCTGGCCATGGCGCTGTATCTATTGGTGGGCCAACGGCATCCGTGGGTTCATTGGTTCTTTGCTCCGTGGGCCGCCGCGGTCTCTTACAGTCGTATCTATGTCGGCGTGCATTACCCGTTGGATGTCCTTGTGGGGAGCCTCGTTGGACTGGCAGCGGCGGTGATTGCGGTAAAAAGCGTTGAAAAGTTACTTGCCCTCAAAAAGCGCACGGCCTGA
- a CDS encoding ribose-phosphate pyrophosphokinase, which translates to MASFNPIKIFSGSQSNYLSEKIARHYGRDLGGYSLRKFSDGEMSPSFEESIRGCDVYLVQSTFNSSENFMELLLMIDAAKRASAHQITAVIPYFGYARQDRKDKPRVPIAAKLVANLLTAAGAEQIMTLDLHAGAIQGFFDIPVVHLEGTSVFVPYIKSLELDNLVVASPDVGGAARARNFAKFFNADIILCDKYRKRANEVASMQVIGDVKDANVVFIDDLIDTGGTICKAAELVMSKGAKSVRAICTHPVMSGPAHERIRTSMLEELIVTDTIPLREENEKIKVLSVSELFAKAIGRIRDHESISSLFINPA; encoded by the coding sequence ATGGCCTCATTCAATCCGATCAAAATATTCTCCGGTTCACAGTCAAATTATCTGTCAGAAAAGATCGCCCGTCACTACGGGAGAGACTTGGGCGGGTATAGTTTACGTAAGTTCAGTGATGGTGAAATGTCGCCCAGCTTTGAAGAATCCATTCGGGGCTGCGATGTATATTTAGTCCAATCGACCTTCAATTCTTCCGAAAATTTCATGGAGTTGTTGTTGATGATTGATGCCGCCAAACGCGCTTCGGCTCACCAAATCACGGCGGTCATTCCTTATTTCGGATACGCCCGCCAAGACCGTAAAGACAAACCTCGGGTACCGATCGCGGCCAAATTGGTGGCTAACCTGCTCACCGCCGCCGGAGCCGAGCAGATCATGACCCTAGACCTGCATGCCGGGGCCATTCAGGGCTTTTTTGATATTCCGGTAGTGCATCTGGAAGGTACCAGTGTGTTTGTTCCTTACATTAAAAGCCTTGAATTGGATAATTTGGTGGTGGCCTCTCCCGACGTAGGCGGTGCGGCCCGTGCCCGTAACTTTGCCAAGTTTTTCAATGCCGATATCATCCTCTGCGATAAATACCGAAAACGCGCCAACGAAGTGGCTTCGATGCAGGTGATCGGCGACGTGAAAGATGCCAACGTAGTCTTTATTGATGATTTGATCGACACCGGAGGCACGATCTGCAAAGCCGCCGAGCTGGTAATGAGCAAAGGAGCCAAGTCGGTACGCGCCATTTGTACGCACCCTGTCATGTCAGGCCCGGCGCACGAACGCATTCGTACGTCCATGTTGGAGGAACTTATCGTGACGGATACCATTCCGCTGCGCGAAGAAAATGAAAAAATCAAAGTACTGTCGGTGTCGGAATTATTTGCCAAAGCCATCGGCCGTATTCGTGATCATGAATCTATTAGTTCATTGTTTATAAATCCCGCCTAG
- a CDS encoding 50S ribosomal protein L25/general stress protein Ctc — protein sequence MKSTEIVGFKRANLGKKEARELRLQAMVPCVLYGGAEQVHFAAPMYLFRELLFTPNVYKVTLNIEGEIHYGILQDVQYHPVSDIILHADFLAVDDEKEIKIEVPVRFTGTAVGVTKGGKLVQKLRKIKVVGLAKNIPDFVDVPVGDLDLGKSVKVGQLKVEGFKIVNNASLPIAGVEIPRALRGTLK from the coding sequence ATGAAAAGTACAGAGATTGTAGGGTTTAAAAGAGCGAATCTCGGCAAGAAAGAAGCACGCGAACTGCGCCTTCAGGCAATGGTTCCATGTGTGTTGTACGGTGGTGCAGAACAAGTGCACTTCGCAGCACCCATGTACCTGTTTCGTGAACTTCTTTTCACACCTAACGTCTACAAAGTGACGTTAAACATCGAAGGTGAGATTCATTACGGAATCTTACAGGATGTTCAGTATCACCCCGTGAGTGATATCATCCTGCACGCCGATTTCCTCGCCGTTGATGATGAGAAAGAAATCAAAATTGAAGTACCTGTCCGTTTTACAGGAACTGCCGTTGGGGTAACCAAAGGAGGTAAATTGGTGCAGAAATTACGTAAAATCAAAGTAGTAGGTTTGGCAAAAAACATTCCTGACTTCGTTGATGTTCCGGTAGGTGACCTTGATCTGGGTAAATCAGTGAAAGTAGGTCAATTGAAAGTTGAAGGATTTAAAATCGTGAACAATGCCTCGTTGCCCATCGCGGGCGTTGAGATCCCACGTGCATTGCGTGGTACATTGAAGTAA
- the trxA gene encoding thioredoxin, translated as MGKAVEITDANFGDLVAGSDKPVLVDFWAEWCGPCRMVGPVVEKIAEAYEGQAVVGKVDVDMNPETAMKFGIRSIPTLLFFKNGEVVDRVVGAVPQVVLEDKLKAQLSVTA; from the coding sequence ATGGGAAAGGCAGTCGAAATTACAGACGCAAACTTTGGCGACTTGGTCGCAGGTTCAGATAAACCGGTTTTGGTAGACTTTTGGGCAGAATGGTGCGGGCCTTGCCGTATGGTAGGACCGGTCGTTGAGAAAATTGCGGAAGCGTATGAAGGCCAGGCGGTTGTAGGGAAAGTTGATGTGGATATGAATCCTGAAACAGCGATGAAATTCGGTATTCGCAGTATTCCAACGTTGCTGTTCTTCAAAAACGGAGAGGTGGTAGACCGCGTAGTAGGTGCGGTTCCACAGGTAGTGTTGGAAGATAAATTGAAGGCTCAGTTGTCGGTGACAGCTTAA
- a CDS encoding serine hydrolase domain-containing protein → MSEIRKYGQRQRLWVFVCLLALIIVGIYGCKETEPTPESLFLPELFAQKMEDTLRNRGVGYAFTIYEGTQLAAKGSGGFQSLAADPEGQKDFTTDTKLHIASMTKTLTAMAFLKAASQKGIKLGDVIAPYLPSSWKLGAGIEKVTFGDLLTHRSGIKGLNGTCQNGSYSENIYDGLRKLVALGVSSRGDYCYQNANFGLFRLLIPRILGYTFTGNEAMDDVQTQQRYLAFLQQEIFLKAGVQNAVASFPVNNPTYTYSFPVTAAQKGWNPGGFNAVLGGYGMYLSATEAGKIYASALSSGTNEVLSTTLADSLIIRNLGCYKATANLGTIVYHDGWWYESLQPAGRGLRTLWVKFPNNITCVLMVNALQYRGSSLVFPFNDGNILGFVYNAYVKALQARGARVSAEALPLFVEHPEPH, encoded by the coding sequence ATGAGCGAAATTCGAAAGTATGGACAGCGGCAGCGACTTTGGGTATTCGTCTGTTTGTTGGCGCTGATAATTGTAGGTATTTATGGTTGTAAAGAAACAGAACCCACCCCTGAATCGCTCTTTTTGCCCGAATTGTTTGCCCAAAAAATGGAAGACACGCTTCGAAACCGAGGGGTTGGCTATGCGTTCACCATTTATGAAGGAACCCAATTGGCGGCCAAAGGCAGTGGCGGGTTTCAATCCTTGGCAGCAGACCCCGAGGGACAGAAAGATTTTACGACTGATACCAAACTGCACATTGCGAGCATGACCAAAACGCTGACGGCCATGGCATTTTTGAAGGCCGCTTCGCAAAAAGGCATAAAATTAGGCGATGTGATAGCGCCCTATTTGCCTTCCTCCTGGAAGTTGGGTGCGGGCATAGAGAAAGTCACGTTTGGCGATTTATTGACCCACAGAAGCGGTATCAAAGGACTCAACGGAACGTGTCAAAACGGCTCTTACAGTGAAAATATATACGACGGCTTACGCAAACTGGTCGCCTTGGGAGTGTCTTCCCGGGGAGATTATTGCTACCAAAATGCTAATTTCGGATTGTTCAGATTGCTGATTCCGCGTATTTTAGGCTATACTTTTACGGGAAATGAGGCAATGGATGATGTTCAAACCCAACAACGTTATCTGGCCTTTTTGCAACAGGAAATCTTTTTAAAAGCCGGAGTACAAAATGCCGTGGCTTCCTTTCCCGTCAATAACCCTACTTATACCTACAGTTTTCCCGTAACGGCGGCCCAAAAAGGCTGGAATCCGGGAGGGTTTAACGCCGTGTTGGGAGGCTATGGTATGTACCTCAGCGCGACCGAAGCAGGAAAGATATACGCTTCTGCCCTGTCTTCGGGTACAAATGAGGTGCTTTCAACAACTCTGGCCGATTCATTGATTATCAGGAATTTAGGCTGTTATAAAGCAACTGCCAATCTCGGCACCATTGTGTATCATGACGGATGGTGGTACGAGTCCCTTCAGCCCGCCGGGCGTGGATTGCGTACACTATGGGTGAAGTTTCCCAATAATATTACCTGTGTTTTGATGGTCAATGCCCTTCAGTATCGGGGTAGTTCTCTGGTTTTTCCGTTCAATGACGGAAATATTCTGGGCTTTGTGTACAATGCGTACGTTAAAGCGCTTCAGGCGCGCGGTGCCCGGGTGAGTGCGGAAGCCCTACCGCTTTTTGTGGAGCATCCCGAGCCCCATTGA
- the miaA gene encoding tRNA (adenosine(37)-N6)-dimethylallyltransferase MiaA yields the protein MKPVIIILGPTACGKTHLATHLAYALDGEIISADSRQVYRGMDIGTGKDLKEYVVNNQSIPYHLIDVVEAGEMYNVHRFQQDFYTVLKDVQARDRWPILCGGTGLYIEAVVKKHRFTAVPIDETLRDQLQQLSNEELLEKFKATPSEYTPLADTSTRKRLLRAIEIATFLVKHPFQTVQSPKESVSEFQLFGLSLPVEERRERITRRLHERLQNGMIEEVQQLLNRGISADRLIYYGLEYKFITQYLLGLSEYGTMVERLNVGIHQFAKRQMTFFRKMERDGLPIQWLDAILPTEELVSRIKQNVFM from the coding sequence ATGAAACCGGTGATTATCATTCTCGGACCCACAGCCTGCGGCAAAACGCACTTGGCGACGCATTTGGCGTATGCGTTGGACGGAGAGATCATCAGTGCCGATTCGCGGCAGGTCTATCGGGGCATGGACATCGGGACGGGCAAAGATTTAAAGGAATATGTGGTTAACAATCAGTCGATTCCCTATCATTTGATCGACGTTGTGGAGGCGGGAGAAATGTACAATGTGCATCGTTTTCAGCAGGATTTTTATACTGTCCTGAAGGATGTACAGGCACGGGACCGGTGGCCGATCCTGTGCGGCGGAACGGGTTTGTACATTGAAGCGGTAGTAAAAAAACATCGGTTTACGGCCGTTCCCATTGATGAGACATTGCGTGATCAATTGCAGCAACTGTCGAACGAAGAGCTGCTGGAAAAATTCAAGGCTACCCCTTCGGAGTATACGCCGCTGGCTGATACCTCCACGCGCAAACGCCTCCTCCGCGCCATTGAAATTGCCACTTTTTTGGTGAAACATCCTTTTCAGACAGTCCAAAGTCCAAAGGAATCCGTTTCAGAATTTCAACTGTTCGGCCTTTCGCTGCCCGTCGAAGAGCGAAGGGAGCGTATTACCCGCCGTCTGCACGAACGTTTGCAAAACGGCATGATCGAAGAAGTGCAGCAGTTGTTAAACCGGGGAATATCGGCCGATCGGTTGATCTATTATGGATTGGAATACAAATTTATTACGCAGTATCTGCTCGGTTTGTCAGAATATGGTACGATGGTTGAGCGTTTGAATGTAGGCATTCACCAATTTGCCAAACGCCAGATGACTTTTTTCAGAAAAATGGAACGGGATGGCTTGCCGATTCAGTGGCTGGATGCCATATTGCCGACGGAAGAATTGGTGAGCCGGATAAAACAGAATGTGTTTATGTGA
- a CDS encoding SDR family NAD(P)-dependent oxidoreductase, producing MTKLAMVSEKWLENKTIIIIGGTTGLGLSAAKAFVNQGANAVVVGRNPESCGEAETLLGKTRATALQGDATDPLTADHAIRLALQNYGSFDGLYHVAGGSGRKYGDGPLHELTLEGWNKTLELNLTSLMLSNQAAVRQFLKQKTAGTILNMGSVLGYSPSPRYFVTHAYAAAKSAIIGFSQSIAAYYASNSIRINVLAPALVETPMSQRASGDAAVMHFVKTKQPLDGGRNGHPTDLDGAAVYFMSDYSTFTTGQVLSVDGGWAVSEGQY from the coding sequence ATGACAAAATTAGCGATGGTTTCTGAAAAATGGCTCGAAAATAAGACAATTATTATTATTGGCGGAACAACCGGCCTGGGCCTGTCGGCAGCCAAAGCATTTGTGAATCAGGGGGCCAATGCGGTCGTAGTGGGGCGCAATCCCGAAAGCTGCGGCGAGGCAGAAACCCTGCTGGGAAAAACAAGGGCCACTGCGCTTCAGGGCGACGCCACCGATCCGCTGACGGCCGACCATGCCATCCGACTGGCTCTTCAGAATTACGGCAGTTTTGACGGACTCTACCATGTAGCCGGCGGAAGCGGCCGCAAATACGGCGACGGACCGCTGCACGAGTTGACGTTGGAGGGTTGGAACAAAACGTTGGAACTCAACCTGACCTCATTGATGCTTTCCAATCAGGCGGCCGTCCGACAATTTTTAAAACAAAAAACAGCCGGTACCATTCTTAACATGGGCTCAGTGCTGGGCTACTCCCCTTCCCCCCGGTATTTTGTCACGCACGCCTACGCGGCTGCCAAATCGGCCATCATCGGGTTCAGCCAATCCATTGCGGCCTATTATGCTTCAAACAGCATCCGTATCAACGTACTTGCGCCTGCGCTGGTCGAGACTCCCATGAGCCAACGGGCTTCCGGAGATGCGGCCGTCATGCATTTTGTCAAAACAAAACAACCCCTCGACGGTGGGCGTAACGGCCACCCCACTGATCTGGACGGAGCAGCCGTCTATTTTATGTCTGATTATTCAACATTTACCACGGGACAGGTGCTATCGGTCGATGGCGGCTGGGCTGTTTCGGAAGGACAATATTAA
- a CDS encoding ROK family protein, translated as MHIIGIDLGGTNIKGIVIDEHGTILKQHYVATHDNGDTTWRVNVLEMVLYLKNWLQEPVAAIGMSAPGLPDEYNRSIAFLPNRLNGLENFVWADYLGEKSFVLNDAHSALMAEATFGVAKGYKNVVLLTLGTGIGGGLLINGQLYQGLSQMAGHLGHLSLNAADDEVSIVGMPGSLEYAIGNYSVSKRSKGRFESTWELVEAYRKGDAWATLVWLTSLQKLAVALSSLVNAFSPELIVLAGGITFADSALFEPLKQFMDFYEWRPGGKKTPIVQAHFGDMAGAIGAAGFALSKIKNP; from the coding sequence ATGCATATCATTGGAATAGACCTTGGAGGTACCAATATAAAAGGAATCGTCATCGACGAACACGGGACCATCCTGAAACAACATTACGTAGCTACCCACGATAACGGCGATACCACCTGGCGGGTCAATGTGCTGGAAATGGTACTTTACCTGAAAAATTGGCTGCAGGAACCCGTAGCCGCCATCGGAATGTCGGCTCCGGGCTTGCCCGATGAGTACAATCGCTCCATTGCGTTTTTACCCAATCGTTTGAACGGACTGGAAAATTTCGTTTGGGCGGATTACCTCGGTGAAAAAAGTTTTGTGCTCAACGACGCCCATTCAGCCCTCATGGCTGAAGCTACGTTCGGGGTGGCAAAAGGATACAAAAACGTGGTGCTTTTAACCCTCGGGACGGGCATCGGCGGTGGACTCCTCATCAATGGTCAACTCTATCAGGGACTCAGCCAAATGGCCGGGCATTTGGGGCACCTGTCGCTCAATGCCGCCGACGATGAAGTCAGTATCGTCGGCATGCCGGGCAGTTTGGAGTACGCCATCGGCAATTATTCCGTATCTAAACGCTCCAAAGGGCGCTTTGAATCGACCTGGGAGCTGGTCGAAGCCTATCGGAAAGGAGACGCCTGGGCCACGTTGGTGTGGCTGACCTCCCTGCAAAAATTAGCCGTGGCGCTCAGTTCTCTGGTCAATGCGTTCTCACCCGAACTGATCGTGCTGGCAGGGGGGATTACTTTTGCCGACAGCGCTCTTTTTGAGCCGCTCAAACAATTCATGGATTTTTATGAATGGCGTCCCGGCGGCAAAAAAACGCCCATTGTGCAGGCTCATTTCGGCGATATGGCCGGGGCTATCGGTGCCGCCGGCTTTGCTTTATCAAAAATCAAAAACCCATAA
- a CDS encoding sugar isomerase domain-containing protein gives MSVIQDFIAKSRQILDTIEAQQAQIQQAAQWFADSILAGRMVHVFGSGHSRIMVEEMWPRYGSFAGFNPIVELSLTFHNLVVGANGQRQAMFLENVPGFAERILRNFDLSEADTALVISSSGTNVVPVEMAELFQKRGIKVVALVTSLHSAASASKRADGRKLTDFADLILDTGAPAGDAMVYVPNLDTPVAPGSTVGGATLINCLKAETARLLTEAGHPPKVLSAAVVVGTQRAVELFEGAYDEHAHRIAKMYEKVGIQSYVSENKAIH, from the coding sequence ATGTCAGTCATTCAAGACTTTATTGCCAAATCACGCCAAATATTAGACACCATTGAAGCCCAACAGGCGCAGATTCAGCAGGCGGCTCAATGGTTTGCTGATTCGATCCTGGCCGGACGCATGGTACACGTTTTCGGCAGCGGACACAGCCGGATCATGGTTGAGGAAATGTGGCCGCGTTACGGTTCCTTTGCGGGGTTCAATCCCATTGTGGAGCTTTCACTTACCTTTCATAACCTTGTGGTCGGTGCCAACGGACAGCGCCAAGCCATGTTTCTGGAAAATGTTCCGGGCTTTGCCGAGCGAATCCTTCGCAATTTTGACCTTTCGGAAGCGGATACTGCCTTGGTCATTTCTTCTTCCGGCACCAACGTTGTGCCCGTAGAAATGGCCGAACTGTTTCAAAAACGCGGCATCAAAGTGGTGGCTCTGGTCACGAGCCTGCATTCGGCCGCCAGCGCGTCAAAACGTGCCGACGGGCGGAAACTTACCGACTTTGCCGATCTCATTCTGGATACCGGGGCCCCCGCCGGCGACGCCATGGTGTACGTTCCTAACCTTGATACGCCCGTTGCCCCCGGAAGTACCGTGGGCGGGGCCACGCTCATCAACTGTCTGAAAGCCGAAACGGCCCGACTCCTGACCGAAGCAGGTCACCCGCCCAAAGTATTGAGCGCGGCAGTTGTCGTGGGCACTCAGCGTGCCGTTGAGCTTTTTGAAGGGGCCTACGACGAGCACGCCCACCGTATTGCCAAAATGTACGAAAAAGTAGGTATTCAGAGCTATGTATCGGAAAACAAGGCCATTCATTAA
- a CDS encoding GNAT family N-acetyltransferase: MLTIRAAQQSDQEAVWAIIEPVIRAGDTYMYSPDTSKEKMLALWFDAEKYTYVAEKEGRLAGTFFLKANQPDLGSHVVNAGYMVHPAYRGRGIAEQLCRFSLEEARRLGFKAMQFNCVISTNTVAVRLWQKCGFDIVGTLPKAFQHKELGFTDAYVMYQWLE, from the coding sequence ATGCTTACAATACGCGCAGCCCAACAAAGTGATCAGGAGGCCGTTTGGGCCATTATCGAACCGGTGATCCGAGCGGGTGATACCTACATGTACTCGCCTGATACATCGAAAGAGAAAATGTTGGCCCTCTGGTTTGATGCCGAAAAATACACCTACGTTGCCGAAAAAGAGGGTCGGTTGGCAGGTACTTTTTTCCTGAAAGCCAATCAGCCCGATCTGGGCTCGCACGTGGTCAATGCCGGTTATATGGTTCACCCGGCCTATCGCGGACGGGGAATCGCCGAGCAACTGTGCCGTTTTTCGTTGGAAGAAGCCCGTCGATTGGGCTTTAAAGCGATGCAGTTCAATTGCGTGATTTCGACCAATACCGTAGCGGTGAGGCTTTGGCAAAAATGCGGTTTTGACATCGTCGGCACGCTTCCCAAAGCCTTTCAACACAAGGAGTTAGGCTTTACCGACGCCTATGTTATGTACCAATGGCTGGAGTAG